The genomic segment ATTCTTTTACTATAAATATCGGAAATTAAGAAAAGGGCTCTGCCATTTTCTTGGCTGATTGAATAAGAATACATATCAGTATTTCTAAAATAGTAAACACCTCGAATCCTTGCTAAAATATTAGTCCACCTCATAGGATCATGCCCAATAATACGATAAGAATCAGTATAGGCCTTCTGGTAAATATAAGAAAATGAAAAAGAATGATATGTATGATAATATTTGAAAGGGATAAATATTTTTACAATGCCTGATTTCTCAATAGTCCTTTTGATGGCATAAGGATTTTTATCCTTCCATGGGAATTCATCATCACCATAGAAAAGGGTTTCATTCTCATATTCAAAGATAATATTGGGGTAAAACCTTGAAAGCATGTATAGTATATTTATATCCACCCTATTCTCATGTGTATAAGCATAACAATTAATAGTATAGGAATGCTGGAAAAGTGTATCAGTGCCTAGGGTATAGAACCCCAAAACCCATTGATACTCATCATTATATATCTCTTCCGATGCAATGATCGGTATCCAGAATGGCGGGAATATGCTATTCCATAGACTATAGCTGTTTCTGTGAAACCTTTTATCTGATTGAGGGATATCCCTCCCGCGCTCAAAAAAGTTGATGGGCGTATTTACTATATCAATTTCCTCCTTTAAAGGCTCGTTATTAGGATACTTCATTAAAGCAATATTGAAACCATTTTTATTATATGAGGTAAAGGCTATTCTATTCCCATCCAGTGAGATGTCTGGCGAAAAGGCGCCACCCAATAAGTTGGTTAATTGTGTAATAGTGCCCTCTTGAATGTTAATTTCATAGAGATTATAGACGCCGCTTCTATCTGAAGAGAATAGAATTTTCCTCCCATCAGGATGCCATGAGGGAGTGATATCATTAAACATATCATCTGTTAACCTGAACATTTCATTATTTTCAATATTCAGAAGCATTAGATCAGTGTATCCTCTTCTGTCTTTAATAGAAAAAATAATCTTCTTTCCATCGGGAGAAAATCTTGTAAATCCAAGCTGGATATCGCTGTTGCTGATTATCCTTTTAAATTCATTGAACCTTATATCAGAGATAGCAAGTGAGTATCTATCCTTTTCCGTTAACACACATACAACTTTAGAATCCAATGATGAAACATCTATGTAACTACCTCGAAGTCGGCTGGTTAGCCTCTTGTAGCCCTTTTTGTATTTAAATGCCTCGTTGTATATTGAAAAAGATCTGTAATATTCTGCATCAGAGAGATATATCCCTTCATCAGTTGATATGGCTATACTATTGGGATAGTTTACCGCACAGAGTTCTTTGGTTTCTCGCTTCTCCATGGAATATTTCATTAGCGCTGGTTTGTTATAATTTGTATATCGAATAAAATATAAGGCATCCCCATTTATGCTAAATCTTGGAAGAGATGTGCCATATCCGCTCTCTGTTATCAGATTATAATCTGTTAGTCCCTTTTCCCTTATGATTGATATTTGATTTTTATACTTAATATTGATAAATTCAATCCATTCATCCCAGAGTGTGACAAATGATTCCCCTAATACATTCTCAGCATTTGTATCGATAAAGGGTATAACATATGGGAAGGTATTGTCATAAAAGGGTATAATATTATATGAGTTTTCAACAAATACATCAGCAATACTACCCCTTCCATATTTTTTTTCTAAAAATTCGATAAAGAGACCTCCATATAGGTAAGGCACCCTACCCATAGGCCATTCTCTGGGAAAGGCTGACGCCTCGGTAATGGATTTTAGATTATCATAGAGTATTTCTGTTCTCATTACCATGTCAGTATAGATGCTGTTATTCCTCCCATAGTTTGAAATTATTGATTCATGATAAACCGCATTACCCTCAATTAACCAGATGGGGAGAAAAGCGTTGGGGAAACAGACCCTCCCAAGGGTGTATCTGGATAGGGATGGTATTCCATTTATTGTGTCAAGATTTAGGATATGCGTATACTCATGCGTAAATATAAGCTCCATCCAGTCATTAAAGTGATTCAGAAGGCTGTCAAGCTTTGGCCTAGTAATATAAATTTGAATCCTGTTGAATGGGAAGGGTGTTGCAAATCCATTAGCCATATCCCTATTATCCACTAAGATTACATCAGTTCTTAAAAATGGCTTCCACTTTATCTCATTTTGCAGCCTATAGTGAATCTTTTCAGCTAATGTTGCTAACCTCTCCGCCTCATCCTCTAATCCTTGGTGATAATGAATCCAGAAGTACGCTGTTTTAATAGAACTCCATTTCAGTTCCGGATCAAACATAATGGCTGGTGAAAGAGCATAGGGAATAACCAAAAGCATTAATATATATATGAATCTTGTTTTAATTCTCATAATTACGATAAAGGGCTAATTTAAGTAAGCATTATTAAACACTAAAAAGCAATAATTCTCAAGGCATTTTCTTCATAAACCTTCCCCTGAGAAATAGCTCCTTAGGACATTCAAAGATATCGGATGTAATAGGATTAGTATATTGACATTTTCAAGATCGAAAACAATATATAATAAAATCACTAATCAGTCAAATAAGATTATTGTATCTGTTACTTAGAGCAAAATCCATAGAATTATAAACACTTAAAAGTAAGGATTCACAAGAAATTCCCTTCTTCCTCTCTACTGAAATAGACTCTAAGTAACAGATATTTTGAGGTATTTCTGATGATGGATTAACACATTATACAATTGAAAAATTAGATTTTAGGCTAATGATATGTGTCTTATTTGGAAGCGAACGGTTCTGTTTCCTTGTTTGGAGAGGCTTCAACACGCCTAAGAATTATATCAACTTTCTTTGTGGGCAACCACATTACTCTTCCTGTACTGACATCGTAGATTGCACCAACCACTTGGACTTTTTGAGCCTTAACAAGGTTACGTACTGCCGGACTTTTCATAAAAAGGTCTTCAATACCCTGCCATATATTTTCCTCAATGGCATACTTAATGATTGTATCTCCATGAACATTTTTATGCCTCTTCATCGCCCTTTTGACCGCTGGAATAATATTATCCACTAGTGGAGGTATAT from the Spirochaetota bacterium genome contains:
- a CDS encoding BamA/TamA family outer membrane protein; the encoded protein is MLLVIPYALSPAIMFDPELKWSSIKTAYFWIHYHQGLEDEAERLATLAEKIHYRLQNEIKWKPFLRTDVILVDNRDMANGFATPFPFNRIQIYITRPKLDSLLNHFNDWMELIFTHEYTHILNLDTINGIPSLSRYTLGRVCFPNAFLPIWLIEGNAVYHESIISNYGRNNSIYTDMVMRTEILYDNLKSITEASAFPREWPMGRVPYLYGGLFIEFLEKKYGRGSIADVFVENSYNIIPFYDNTFPYVIPFIDTNAENVLGESFVTLWDEWIEFINIKYKNQISIIREKGLTDYNLITESGYGTSLPRFSINGDALYFIRYTNYNKPALMKYSMEKRETKELCAVNYPNSIAISTDEGIYLSDAEYYRSFSIYNEAFKYKKGYKRLTSRLRGSYIDVSSLDSKVVCVLTEKDRYSLAISDIRFNEFKRIISNSDIQLGFTRFSPDGKKIIFSIKDRRGYTDLMLLNIENNEMFRLTDDMFNDITPSWHPDGRKILFSSDRSGVYNLYEINIQEGTITQLTNLLGGAFSPDISLDGNRIAFTSYNKNGFNIALMKYPNNEPLKEEIDIVNTPINFFERGRDIPQSDKRFHRNSYSLWNSIFPPFWIPIIASEEIYNDEYQWVLGFYTLGTDTLFQHSYTINCYAYTHENRVDINILYMLSRFYPNIIFEYENETLFYGDDEFPWKDKNPYAIKRTIEKSGIVKIFIPFKYYHTYHSFSFSYIYQKAYTDSYRIIGHDPMRWTNILARIRGVYYFRNTDMYSYSISQENGRALFLISDIYSKRIASDYSFYKVRGEYAEYLPGIARNNVLMLRIRGGASFNNPEGWEPYNLGRFEKGEKGSVSTDEDEFGLRGYSAGLVYGNRIATGTIEYRFPILQIDLGYATFPIMLRDFWLSPFFEYGNVWDKKTRIEEFKSSAGIELHTRITLGYYIDLTGYVGYCRGFNDYGEDQVYFAVGTLFEGAFKKNYEWLDYL